Proteins encoded within one genomic window of Turneriella parva DSM 21527:
- a CDS encoding ParA family protein — protein sequence MNALDAWSNRAHLNKVGADVIAIANQKGGEGKTTTSINLAHGLSLAGKRTLLVDMDPQGNSSGIFTDIDSLTKTVADLFTKKYTAQEIIVSTRYEKLDILPAKISLAEVELSTLNVDAPYVMRDALESVKDKYDAVVIDCPPSLSIFTINALGSAGFVVIPLQAEKFSIDGIKGLQGTIEGIKRRINPELKILGALITQLKSNTVLTKTILPVIQNYFPVFNTSISTGVAVGESHLSRRSLLDYNSGVKQAKEYMAFVKEVLDGIKK from the coding sequence ATGAATGCGCTTGACGCATGGAGTAATCGCGCCCACCTGAACAAAGTGGGCGCCGATGTTATTGCAATTGCCAACCAAAAAGGTGGCGAAGGAAAGACGACAACATCGATTAATCTCGCGCACGGGCTCTCGCTCGCCGGCAAGCGCACGCTGCTCGTCGACATGGACCCCCAGGGCAACAGCTCGGGAATCTTTACTGATATCGATAGCCTCACGAAAACCGTCGCAGACCTCTTCACCAAAAAATACACCGCTCAAGAAATTATCGTTTCAACGCGCTACGAAAAGCTCGATATTTTGCCGGCAAAGATCAGCCTCGCAGAAGTTGAGCTCAGCACGCTGAATGTTGACGCCCCTTATGTCATGCGCGATGCGCTGGAGAGCGTTAAAGACAAGTACGACGCCGTGGTGATCGATTGCCCGCCCAGCCTTTCAATATTTACCATTAACGCGCTCGGCTCGGCGGGTTTTGTTGTCATACCACTTCAGGCAGAGAAATTCAGCATTGACGGCATCAAAGGTTTGCAGGGCACAATAGAGGGTATTAAGCGGCGCATAAATCCAGAGCTGAAGATTCTGGGCGCGCTCATCACTCAACTCAAGAGCAATACCGTTCTGACCAAGACCATATTGCCAGTAATACAGAACTACTTTCCTGTTTTTAACACCTCTATTTCGACTGGTGTCGCAGTGGGGGAGAGCCACCTGTCGCGCCGCTCATTGCTCGACTACAACTCGGGCGTGAAGCAGGCCAAAGAATATATGGCGTTCGTCAAAGAAGTGCTCGATGGCATCAAAAAGTAA
- a CDS encoding ParB/RepB/Spo0J family partition protein encodes MASKSKKLGFAADIFEQDIEGIIRKIRLGEIQPSAEQPRTRFDETITALAESIKTEGLLQPIVVTKEGTHYKIIAGERRYRAAKLLGLEEIECRILRKNAKDTYRLAVIENLQRENLDPIDESRAFRRLKTEYGHTDAELAQIVGKSRNYVSEILSVAEIPSSWIDRAKNAGIESKNLFIQFAQAVKSGSAEQFITAFSSGNLTTVASAKQFNRANKPDVQPKRPAATGAPAEVSCSSEQSGRTAKFTITVQAGQALPSGKVKALESALVEIIKRQLK; translated from the coding sequence ATGGCATCAAAAAGTAAAAAACTCGGCTTCGCCGCCGATATTTTCGAGCAAGACATCGAAGGCATCATTCGCAAGATTCGGTTGGGCGAAATTCAGCCCTCCGCAGAGCAGCCGCGCACACGTTTTGACGAAACCATCACCGCACTCGCTGAATCGATTAAGACAGAAGGCCTCCTTCAGCCAATTGTTGTAACTAAAGAGGGAACACATTACAAAATAATCGCGGGCGAGCGCCGCTACCGCGCCGCAAAGCTGCTCGGCCTTGAAGAGATCGAGTGCCGCATCTTGCGAAAAAATGCGAAAGACACGTACCGGCTGGCAGTCATCGAAAACCTGCAGCGCGAAAACCTCGACCCAATCGACGAATCGCGCGCATTTCGCAGGCTAAAAACCGAGTACGGCCACACCGATGCTGAACTCGCGCAGATTGTTGGCAAATCACGCAATTATGTCAGCGAGATACTTTCGGTAGCTGAAATTCCCAGCTCTTGGATAGACCGGGCGAAAAACGCCGGCATCGAGTCGAAAAACCTGTTCATTCAATTTGCGCAGGCCGTTAAATCGGGCTCTGCAGAACAGTTCATCACGGCGTTCTCATCGGGCAACCTGACGACAGTCGCATCGGCCAAACAATTTAACCGAGCAAACAAACCAGACGTGCAGCCGAAGCGCCCGGCAGCAACTGGCGCGCCTGCCGAGGTCTCATGCTCGAGCGAGCAATCTGGCCGCACGGCAAAATTCACGATCACGGTGCAGGCGGGCCAGGCGCTTCCATCGGGAAAAGTGAAAGCGCTTGAGTCTGCGCTGGTAGAAATAATAAAACGCCAATTGAAGTAG
- a CDS encoding helix-turn-helix domain-containing protein, with the protein MYLAIMSDILDSGTWAQLGPAAKALYPVLCKFSNHTFKPVWPGTDELLRLTGFKTKKSLQEAKRELIKTGLIHVVAGTGRTPSHYYFRFDYRGSRVDIEAHRANTASRRGIQESPPERYIDTPQGAAAVAPNHINIHINKLTQTTTNNNPDLSSLLNEFFGSGQKRGDYKERLVQEMLEKYGSLEVGEAVRIAISRGKDGDIRFLEGILKNRDAKKPVAAPGGDGDFSFNALPPALKIWQDHLEPMGRFGSTWYFKALSEVSATFVEEQFKRAGLQIKILKGSSPAASEQGFAAAN; encoded by the coding sequence ATGTACCTAGCGATTATGTCCGATATTTTGGACAGCGGCACATGGGCGCAGCTTGGGCCTGCAGCCAAAGCTCTCTATCCGGTGCTGTGCAAATTCAGCAACCACACATTCAAGCCTGTGTGGCCAGGCACGGACGAACTCTTGCGCCTCACGGGGTTTAAGACAAAAAAGTCGCTGCAAGAAGCAAAGCGTGAGCTCATCAAAACGGGGTTAATCCACGTCGTGGCGGGAACAGGCCGCACACCGTCACATTACTATTTTCGCTTCGATTACCGCGGCAGCCGGGTGGATATCGAGGCACACCGGGCGAACACCGCATCACGCAGAGGGATACAAGAATCGCCCCCTGAGAGATACATCGATACCCCACAGGGGGCGGCTGCAGTAGCCCCGAACCATATCAATATCCACATTAACAAACTCACACAAACCACAACCAATAACAACCCTGACTTGTCGTCGTTGCTGAATGAATTTTTTGGCTCTGGGCAAAAGCGCGGGGACTACAAAGAGCGGCTCGTGCAAGAAATGCTCGAAAAATATGGCTCGCTCGAGGTTGGCGAGGCGGTGCGAATCGCGATCAGCCGGGGTAAAGACGGCGACATTCGTTTTCTCGAAGGCATTCTGAAAAACCGCGATGCGAAAAAGCCGGTTGCGGCGCCGGGCGGCGATGGGGATTTTTCATTCAACGCGCTGCCGCCTGCGCTCAAAATCTGGCAAGACCACCTTGAGCCCATGGGGCGATTTGGCTCTACCTGGTATTTCAAGGCTCTGTCTGAAGTTTCGGCAACATTTGTTGAAGAGCAGTTTAAGCGTGCAGGCCTGCAGATCAAGATATTGAAGGGTTCGTCGCCGGCTGCATCAGAGCAGGGTTTCGCTGCTGCAAATTGA
- a CDS encoding discoidin domain-containing protein, whose amino-acid sequence MDITRSRSATAAQVRSLSPSLKVLSQGGSVSFQIERTAPHCSAVVEYDSPAWLNRLQFESSLHVLADIAWSDDGVHFFRVHGVRHESRGDTREFYFPLTVAKFLQVHFYQEGGPVHASELRNFQTKFHSQVQLKASSESDRLWTAANLVDRREDYGWASVIREKNEPEEVQLDFGGLYFIDGVQMKAVADELNYFPSAFQIQLSEDGNLWQTLHSEDHFFTASACWNAWSFNPTRARWVKIAINKSAHYKKGEYQSKILDIAVSGVAARWIQNDQQAPASLRMASENVPGAVLLAGNGIAAPSRVIQSDDSRLRNASTEYRGIMQFARDNEVSQEKAVQANDSRLKAATTLAPGIVQLAKNGEVRAGAAVQADDTRLARTSTEAPGIVQLANDRESRSGVAVQGSDSRLKGASTDAAGIVTLAQDGEVAAGKAVQANDSRLRLATQAWPGIVLLAQAGEIASAKAVAADDPRLIEADESHKGRVQLARHGEVIEKRAVQANDPRLATATEENRGIVQFSRNGVATPGQAVQATDSRLTDARRPLAHAHEEYAKTIHEFSQHTGNLQVKRSGKTALPEGFNAIADINIPLVIENTEGVAASFNGGSVHAAETTASFHVSQTDSAIQAASRDKAAATLVSANAYALHLPRSALGVKSSEKALHAEGRVLVEGAVTIQGAQSVVVSLPRASNEAFVEGDLLTIENGVAAKMRQDAQVCVGVFTKTAGLSLESANATVRAAVSGIVSLRVFGQVKAGDRLVLNSGQPGTCRVAQGQEKIVAIALEAVQQDREKPVMSILVR is encoded by the coding sequence ATGGATATCACCCGTTCACGCAGCGCGACCGCTGCGCAGGTTCGATCGCTTTCGCCGTCGCTGAAAGTCTTAAGCCAGGGCGGCTCGGTCAGCTTTCAGATTGAACGCACTGCGCCACACTGCAGCGCCGTTGTTGAATATGATTCACCCGCCTGGCTGAATCGTCTGCAGTTTGAATCTTCGCTGCATGTTCTGGCGGATATAGCATGGTCAGATGACGGCGTGCATTTCTTTCGGGTGCACGGTGTTCGGCACGAAAGCCGAGGCGACACGCGGGAGTTTTATTTTCCGCTAACCGTTGCAAAATTTTTGCAGGTACACTTTTATCAAGAAGGTGGCCCGGTGCATGCAAGCGAGCTGCGCAATTTTCAGACAAAATTTCATTCTCAGGTTCAGCTGAAGGCCTCTTCAGAATCTGACCGGCTATGGACTGCTGCGAACCTCGTTGATCGGCGTGAAGACTATGGTTGGGCTTCGGTCATTCGTGAAAAAAACGAGCCAGAAGAAGTGCAACTCGATTTCGGCGGCCTGTACTTTATCGATGGCGTGCAGATGAAGGCCGTGGCTGACGAACTGAATTATTTTCCGTCAGCATTTCAAATTCAGTTGTCTGAAGATGGCAACTTGTGGCAGACCTTGCATAGCGAAGACCATTTTTTTACGGCTTCTGCCTGCTGGAACGCCTGGAGCTTTAACCCCACACGGGCCCGATGGGTAAAGATTGCGATCAACAAGTCTGCCCATTATAAAAAAGGCGAATACCAGTCGAAAATTCTTGATATTGCCGTTTCAGGCGTCGCCGCCCGCTGGATTCAAAACGACCAGCAGGCGCCGGCTTCGTTGCGCATGGCGAGCGAGAACGTACCGGGTGCAGTGTTGCTCGCGGGTAACGGCATTGCAGCCCCGAGTCGCGTTATTCAGAGCGATGACTCAAGGCTGCGCAATGCCAGCACTGAGTACCGTGGCATCATGCAGTTTGCGCGCGACAATGAAGTCTCGCAAGAGAAGGCAGTGCAGGCCAACGATTCGCGGCTCAAGGCGGCGACGACGCTCGCGCCGGGCATCGTGCAGCTGGCAAAAAACGGAGAGGTCAGGGCAGGGGCAGCCGTGCAGGCAGACGATACTCGCCTTGCCCGTACATCTACCGAAGCACCGGGCATTGTGCAGCTCGCGAATGACCGTGAGTCGCGTTCAGGTGTCGCGGTACAGGGCAGCGACTCGCGCCTGAAAGGTGCGTCAACCGACGCAGCCGGTATCGTGACGCTCGCGCAAGATGGCGAGGTGGCAGCGGGCAAAGCGGTGCAGGCCAACGATTCGCGGCTGCGGCTTGCGACACAGGCCTGGCCTGGTATTGTATTGCTGGCGCAGGCAGGTGAAATCGCCAGCGCGAAGGCCGTCGCCGCTGACGACCCGAGGTTGATAGAAGCGGACGAGTCGCACAAGGGCAGGGTGCAGCTCGCGCGCCACGGCGAGGTGATCGAGAAACGGGCGGTTCAGGCCAATGATCCCCGTCTGGCAACTGCTACCGAAGAAAATCGCGGTATTGTGCAGTTTTCACGCAATGGTGTTGCGACACCTGGTCAGGCAGTGCAGGCAACCGACAGCAGGTTGACCGATGCGCGCAGGCCATTGGCGCACGCGCACGAAGAGTATGCGAAAACAATCCACGAATTCTCGCAGCACACGGGCAATCTACAGGTTAAGCGCTCGGGAAAAACAGCGCTGCCCGAAGGGTTTAATGCTATAGCAGATATTAATATCCCACTGGTTATTGAGAACACCGAAGGGGTTGCTGCCAGTTTCAATGGCGGCTCGGTGCATGCGGCCGAGACAACGGCGAGTTTTCATGTCTCTCAGACCGATAGCGCGATACAGGCGGCGTCGCGCGACAAGGCTGCGGCGACGCTGGTTTCAGCGAATGCTTATGCGCTACACCTGCCGCGCTCAGCGCTTGGCGTGAAATCATCAGAAAAGGCGCTGCACGCAGAAGGGCGGGTATTGGTCGAAGGTGCTGTTACCATTCAAGGCGCGCAGAGCGTCGTTGTCTCTCTGCCGCGGGCTTCAAACGAGGCCTTCGTTGAAGGCGATCTGCTGACGATCGAAAACGGAGTTGCCGCGAAAATGCGCCAGGACGCGCAGGTCTGCGTCGGCGTTTTCACCAAGACAGCCGGTCTTTCGCTCGAGAGCGCGAATGCTACCGTTCGCGCCGCAGTTTCTGGAATCGTCAGCCTGCGCGTTTTTGGCCAGGTTAAGGCTGGCGACCGGCTGGTCTTGAATTCGGGCCAACCGGGAACCTGCCGAGTTGCGCAGGGGCAAGAAAAGATCGTCGCGATCGCGCTCGAAGCAGTGCAGCAAGACCGCGAGAAACCCGTAATGAGCATTCTCGTCCGGTGA
- the mtnB gene encoding methylthioribulose 1-phosphate dehydratase, translated as MNQADLASTVVARQLAECGNLFHRWQWSLSTSSNYSALLPDSVVAISRSGVDKQFMTANDFLAVDLHGAPLANFKEIRPSAETELHCHIYRKAQGQALPIASVLHTHSKFAVYFSRRFAAEGVVRFSGFEMQKIFDGIDTHDSSIEVPIFANSQKMSDITEKFDAYLAKNAWPAAYLIEGHGVYAWGKSVYHAKQKLEALEHLFEQKYMEEK; from the coding sequence GTGAACCAGGCAGATCTCGCATCGACTGTGGTCGCCCGCCAGCTTGCTGAGTGCGGCAATCTGTTTCACCGCTGGCAGTGGTCGCTTTCGACGAGCAGCAACTATTCGGCGCTGCTGCCCGATTCGGTGGTAGCGATTTCACGCTCGGGCGTTGATAAGCAGTTTATGACTGCGAATGATTTTCTCGCTGTCGATCTGCATGGCGCTCCGCTGGCGAATTTCAAAGAGATCCGTCCCTCAGCTGAGACGGAGTTGCATTGCCATATTTACCGCAAGGCTCAGGGGCAAGCATTGCCAATCGCTTCGGTGCTGCACACGCATTCAAAGTTTGCGGTATACTTTTCCCGGCGCTTTGCTGCCGAGGGGGTGGTGCGCTTCTCGGGCTTCGAAATGCAGAAAATTTTCGACGGTATCGACACTCATGACAGTTCAATCGAAGTGCCTATATTTGCCAATAGCCAAAAGATGAGTGATATTACAGAGAAATTCGACGCGTACCTCGCCAAGAATGCCTGGCCCGCTGCCTATTTGATCGAGGGGCATGGTGTTTATGCCTGGGGCAAGTCGGTATACCATGCAAAACAAAAATTAGAGGCGCTAGAGCATCTGTTCGAGCAAAAGTACATGGAGGAGAAATAA
- a CDS encoding 1,2-dihydroxy-3-keto-5-methylthiopentene dioxygenase: MQSQLTICPEGNSSQKEVYSDFETIKKHLAAVGIGYERWVAEQPLAADASPEEVAKAYKTSIDKIMQQGYKTYDVVSLHPDAPQASEARKKFIDEHTHGEDEVRFFVDGSGMFYIHKAGKVFMMLCTKGDFINLPAGTTHWFDMGPKPFFKAIRVFNNPEGWVATFTGSDISQKFPKYE, encoded by the coding sequence ATGCAGAGCCAGTTAACGATTTGCCCTGAAGGCAATTCATCACAAAAAGAAGTCTATTCTGATTTCGAGACCATCAAGAAACACCTTGCGGCTGTTGGCATTGGCTATGAGCGCTGGGTTGCAGAGCAGCCTTTGGCGGCTGACGCTTCGCCCGAAGAAGTTGCGAAGGCCTACAAAACTTCGATCGACAAGATCATGCAGCAGGGTTACAAAACTTATGACGTGGTTTCGCTGCACCCCGATGCACCGCAGGCAAGTGAGGCGCGTAAAAAATTTATCGATGAGCATACGCACGGCGAAGACGAGGTGCGCTTCTTCGTCGATGGTTCAGGCATGTTTTACATTCACAAGGCCGGCAAGGTCTTCATGATGCTCTGTACCAAGGGAGACTTCATCAATTTGCCTGCAGGTACAACGCACTGGTTCGACATGGGCCCAAAGCCCTTTTTTAAGGCGATTCGTGTTTTTAACAACCCCGAAGGCTGGGTGGCGACATTTACGGGCAGCGATATTTCGCAGAAGTTTCCGAAATACGAATAA
- the mtnC gene encoding acireductone synthase — protein MKIQAVVCDIEGTTSSISFVHRVLFPLSLERMHDYLRENAADRELKAQLAELWVRLFPGQPQSADMPEILERKLVEFIQNDVKDTTLKWVQGKIWKQAFESGVVKGHVYPEVAGFFERWISQGMSLYIYSSGSVEAQQLLFRHSQAGDLTRFLRGYFDTTTGPKRETDSYRSIAKSIGVEPASILFLSDITAELDAAQTAGFKTCLLLRGAAATPAGYTGPTAADFAGVHQQFFL, from the coding sequence GTGAAAATTCAGGCTGTAGTCTGTGATATCGAAGGCACGACGTCTTCGATATCGTTCGTTCACCGTGTGCTGTTTCCTCTTTCATTAGAGCGCATGCATGATTACTTGCGCGAAAATGCCGCCGACAGAGAGTTAAAAGCGCAGCTTGCAGAGCTCTGGGTGCGGCTTTTTCCCGGGCAACCACAATCTGCAGACATGCCTGAAATTCTCGAGCGTAAGCTTGTCGAGTTTATTCAAAACGATGTCAAAGACACGACGCTGAAGTGGGTGCAGGGCAAAATCTGGAAACAGGCCTTTGAGAGCGGTGTCGTCAAGGGGCATGTCTACCCCGAGGTTGCTGGCTTTTTTGAAAGGTGGATTTCTCAAGGCATGAGCCTCTACATCTATAGCTCGGGCTCGGTCGAAGCCCAGCAGTTGCTTTTTCGCCATTCACAAGCTGGAGACCTGACGAGATTTCTCAGAGGATACTTCGATACAACGACTGGCCCCAAGCGCGAGACAGATTCTTACCGTTCGATTGCGAAGAGTATAGGCGTAGAGCCTGCGTCGATTTTGTTTTTGTCTGACATCACGGCCGAGCTCGATGCCGCGCAGACGGCTGGCTTTAAGACCTGTCTTTTGCTGCGAGGGGCGGCTGCGACACCCGCAGGTTATACTGGCCCGACCGCTGCCGACTTTGCCGGTGTTCACCAGCAGTTCTTTCTGTGA